CTTCATCAACTCAAAATgtatttaagaaaaatgataGCATCAGTGCGACAAACCTTCCCTTGCAAATTGGCGAAGatgtattgacatcatttgtcatttgattaagaaaatttCCTTAAAGAGGTGATGCAAAGaacggaagtcaggacttttggcttttgtaatggggtctggcgGGGTGATAAGAaaaggttaaggcttgaaggcagatttcaaaagtggtttaagtaatctgagatcgcattgttgcgccaaccctattttagggttaaatcaaaacttgccccagtttattctcaattgaggctctttttctttcattttcctcttttccggccttctgccattcttttgaattttttccaaaaatttgccccactTTATGCTCGACCGAggttctctttcctttttcttcttttgattttggcCCTCcctcaaaaattaaatttgccccagtttggggtttttctttttccttttttttcaaaactcaatttaccccaatgtggggtttACGATTCTCAGggtttgccaaacgaaatagcttattctgaaggttcaaaagggataactagggataaaatgtttgattggaaaggaagacggCCTGACTTTCGTTCCATTCTTCGCATTAACCCTAAAAGGAAACTTCCATTTATCAGATGAAAATTTCTTACACATCTCCGAATTGATTGGCTGAGGGAACAAGTGGTCCACCAAGCAATATCTTTTTGATAATAAGAGCACTTTGCCAATTCGCGGTGAACTCTTCTTTCGGCTTCATTTTGTACTGACGAAAACCACCTTAATGCTTTGCTTCCTCGTCTGAATGGTCATGATTTGACCCTTTAATGGTAATCACGGACCAATCCTTTTGATCATATTGACCATGATGGACTGTGTTTAACTGCTTCTTGTTCCTAATCTTGATCCCGATTCggcttgaattttttttttattccattCGGGCTTCTTTGAAACATTTTCGGATGTCTCTTCGCCACTCCTCTCATTTTACAATTCAAATTCACATTCGTGAGATCGCTGCCATCAAATTTCTgaacagtgatatccaaagggtcagaCGGTTTTATTCTGGGCCATCTGAAAAGAATGTATAAGTCACAATATAAAGctgtacattttattgaatttccAGACAAAACCAAACTTAATATCATGAAACGTGTCTTTAGTAGTCACTTGAttgaaaactatttacaaaaaacATAGTTAAACAAAAGGCACATGTATAAACGATTTTCATTGGTTTTAACCAAAATAACTCCCCAAATTTATCGAAACTTCCCTTCAAGAAGGAGGAATCTCACTAATTCAGCCATTtccaggattttcaaatttcttcattggGGGGTAAATGCCTCagaggtgtccttgtgttcaggaaGGGGATTCGTACTTATgctcggtccttgttcttcccttttccttaaTACTATATCTCCTGCTTCGATCATGTCCTGGATCTTATGTTTTAGTACCCAACAATTACTGGTCGAGTGACCAGGGGCTCCAGAATGGTAGGCACAAGCGGCTTGAGGGTCGTACCCAGTAGAGAGACCTCGACGAGAGTAGTTTGGAGGAGGTATGTCATCGATTTCACCGGCGGCCTTGAGCTGTTCGTACAGTTGGTCAATGGGTCGGCCTAAGTTGGTAAAAGTTCGAGATCGACCAggtttttgtattttattggtTTGAGGAGGGTTGTAAGTCTGTTGGTTTGGTGGAGTAGGTCTGGGATTATAAGGTAGACGAAGTCGAATTTGAGAACTGTTTTGAGATATTAGGGAGGGCATTGGAGATGGGCTAGCATAGTTTGGCTGAGGTCGAGGGTGATTGGTAGTAGTATGGTAAACAGGGCGTAGGTTTGGATAGCGAGATAAATATGTGTGGTAACGTTGGGATCTAGGTCTTGAAAACGGTCCTTGGCCCCACACAAAAGTAGTTTCCTCCTCTTTCTTCTTACGTTGAGGCTCCCTTCCATTATTACTCTGACCTTGCAAGGCGTCCAACTGTGATTTTAAAGCTGATACATTGACAATTTTCCCTGCTTTGACGTATTCGTCATATTCCTCCAACTTATTGATAATTGCTGCAAATGAACACCCGGTCATGCGAAAAATCTCCTCAAAATAGGGCGGGTCATGAGCTTTGATGAACGTACGAACAATCTCATCTTCAGTCATGGGGGGCTCCACCTTGGCGGCcaatttcctccatctcttcGCGTATGTCTTGTGGTCCTCGGATGGTTTCCTCTTGGTTCCCTCCAATGTGGTCCTCgttggagccagctcgcaattGTATTCGTATTGCCTTAGAAAAGCGGTTGATAAGTCCATCCATGTCCTCATATCCTCGGGCTTCAAATTGGAATACCAGTCCAGTGCATCGCCTTCTAAGCTTTCAGGAAACAAACGAACTGGTAGATTCTCGTCATCTAttggcttgcccaacttgttgtCGAACATTCGGagatgtgtcttgggattgcccgttcCGTCATACTTGCTAAACTTGGGCGTTTTGAAACCCATGGGCAATTGCATATCCGAAAATAGGCACAGGTCGTTGTAGTCCAAAcctccttgtttgttcaaaCCTTGGTTTTTCCTTATGAACTCCTCAAACCGATCCAATCGTTTTAGCAAATTCTTAACTATCGACGCGGACGACTCCCCAGCTGCTGCTTTCCCTTGGGTGGCGGTATCCATGTTAAATGGCTCAGTGATGGAGTAATAATGTGGTCCCTGAGGTTCGAGTGGCATATTCGGACTAATGTGTGGATAATTCTGGGGAATTTGGGGGTGAGGAGGATTGGTTTGGATAGCGGGTGCCTGGGAATGGGGTAGGCCATGAGTGGGATAGATAAAAGTTTCTTCATGCGGATTTGCAAAATGCGGGGTAGAGGGGGTTTGAGTATAGGGTAAAAGTATTGGTTGCGGTTCAGGTTGGTTAGTAGGTAAAGGCTCAGGTTGACCACCGCTACCACTACCAGCAACCAACTGGTGGATCACGCGCCGTTGTGTGGTCATTTCCATATTCAGCTcattgaatttattcaaaacttCGCTCAGTTGAGCTCCTCGGTTTGCCAAATCAGCTAATGGGGCCGTTACAGGCCTGTCGGATGATTCCGGGtgtgtactcatgtttacacagtTTCTCAAAGCCCGACTGCGAGATCGTATAACGATGGGGCTTTTTGTGTAGCTATATTTGAAAAACACatgaaaatttaggaaaaatccTTATTTAGACTCCCTTTCTGGCTTAACTGCtgttaaaagaaagaaaaagaaagagaaaaagacaCGAGTTAGTAACAATTAaagtaattcggatgcatgtcctatgggggaaccctttttgtgccaagggtaggcctagaatgagaatgcaatcctccagagcaggcactatacaatacctgatggatccgatcaacttatttgagtgaaaaataattaaaaataaaaattgtccAATTGGAGTGAAAAAAAGGACATTTGTcccaaaaatgaggacaaagtctgAATGGATCGCCTGTTTTGATCGACACACAAAATGATGTGTGAAAAATTATACTCTTAAAAGGATTACatgtctcgactaatttatttAGTGAatcttagacttaaaccctaaaagggaaaaaacaggTCAAAGggattggatggaattgatgagttattcaaaattgactagatcaccccaaaaataggtaaactgatcaaatgaaattgatgatttattcaaaattgatcagatcaccctaaaaaagggtaaattggtcgaatgaaattgatgatttattcaaaattgaccggatcatcctaaaaaggggtaaattggtcaaatgaatgaaaatgatgatttattgactaaattgtcctaaaatgaatgaattgacaaaatgaaattgataaataatttgatcaaatgaattgaatggaattgatagTTTATTCAAAATCAATGGAATTATCTCCtctttggtagtttcaaaaatgcattgcgatgcattagcctatgagcctcctacaatcaagatttggcctcaataagtttaccatctcaataatgaggaattatttgcgaatttcttcaagttaatgtcctttaagcaagggattattaccaactatgttaaaatggccaaagaatgattgttagatgctcatattctaatgtaccaaagatcgccccagggtcatggaaaggatcggatcctaccttaccttgtgcactacccctttggatggtacaaaaatataaacgtgcaagtctccttggattaaatatccgagacacagggcggtttattcctaacgtgggatcccctaaatggcattccctttctatggtttatgcgtgatgccagtttattaaagcagtaaaatatgcaatttgaaatgaaacatgacctaagggaccctttagtTGCCAGGGTAGGTcctaaaatgatatggcattattaattcatgaacgaaatataccaaaatttcttaaacgtgcaatagcctatctacaagggtaggttctaaaagaagatcatgccagaccttTTATCTcttaatgtttgtgaatgcaaaaggcaagaaacaaggaaagttagctcaacacataacacattgtggcaatcaaataataataataaaatatagaaagcagAAATAAGGTGAGAGGgttggaatccctcccctcgtgcatagtgtccctaattcaggataaggtcgactctatcctaggcaattctaatatggatgcatgaggtttggctcactaatgcatctagactcgataaggtttcggctcccaagccttcagacctaaaggcgaagggtcatcactcccagggcctttgatcggtggctcgagtgatcccttaggtagcgctatgggcgcagagcacaccatccgcctacccaaggcaatcgatcctaatcctacaaggaggtgtgggaaacgcccacgaaaaagaaaaatagggtaaataagactatgcatgcacgtatgaggtgctttcttattgaggggagggattgtaccattagatgcggttgaaggttctagggtaactaccccccatcccaaaatgcaatcgcgaaacaagtaaaagtaaacaaataaatgaaccatccattcatcacatacatagtgtgcAAAGAGCGATTATGCGCGCGATAGATGCAAAatccctaaaaagagaaaaagggcaaaagggaaagaagaatgcaaccctaaacatccaaatgcaatatatgagaaggttaaaagaagaaaaagattgactaaatcaaatttactcggactctctaagtccccagtggagtcgccagctgtcgcgccccattttttataagaaaaataaatggttttaaaaggtgaatttttatttgaaaaatgaattttgttttaaaaagaaaaaatgaagcaaaatatgggtctaaatgggacttgaaaatgcgacggtttgacccaaaatatagttta
This Coffea eugenioides isolate CCC68of unplaced genomic scaffold, Ceug_1.0 ScVebR1_2910;HRSCAF=4030, whole genome shotgun sequence DNA region includes the following protein-coding sequences:
- the LOC113757286 gene encoding uncharacterized protein LOC113757286 → MSTHPESSDRPVTAPLADLANRGAQLSEVLNKFNELNMEMTTQRRVIHQLVAGSGSGGQPEPLPTNQPEPQPILLPYTQTPSTPHFANPHEETFIYPTHGLPHSQAPAIQTNPPHPQIPQNYPHISPNMPLEPQGPHYYSITEPFNMDTATQGKAAAGESSASIVKNLLKRLDRFEEFIRKNQGLNKQGGLDYNDLCLFSDMQLPMGFKTPKFSKYDGTGNPKTHLRMFDNKLGKPIDDENLPVRLFPESLEGDALDWYSNLKPEDMRTWMDLSTAFLRQYEYNCELAPTRTTLEGTKRKPSEDHKTYAKRWRKLAAKVEPPMTEDEIVRTFIKAHDPPYFEEIFRMTGCSFAAIINKLEEYDEYVKAGKIVNVSALKSQLDALQGQSNNGREPQRKKKEEETTFVWGQGPFSRPRSQRYHTYLSRYPNLRPVYHTTTNHPRPQPNYASPSPMPSLISQNSSQIRLRLPYNPRPTPPNQQTYNPPQTNKIQKPGRSRTFTNLGRPIDQLYEQLKAAGEIDDIPPPNYSRRGLSTGYDPQAACAYHSGAPGHSTSNCWVLKHKIQDMIEAGDIVLRKREEQGPSISTNPLPEHKDTSEAFTPQ